One Lacipirellulaceae bacterium DNA window includes the following coding sequences:
- a CDS encoding DUF1080 domain-containing protein produces MNSKNFEHFPRVLAILLACLASSSQADPPRQLFNGRDLSGWSGDPKIWSVVDGKIVGSSVGNEIKQNTFLIWEGGEVEDFRLTFKARVEGNNNSGVQYRSEVVNPKSWRVIGYQIDMHPKPEYMGMLYSEGTGRGIMVQRGQRVVADEQTGKTRVLAKGPKAKPVDISQWHEYQVIAEGDRLIHKLDGKVTVDITDSYKKRRERGVIALQVHRGPPMTAYFKDIRLETYKRPKKKKPLGRAAQEGSNNSAEINSKSDFLVERIFDVPKSMGSWISLTRGPDGELFTSDQGDKGIFKITPGRVGSDELPKVEKLPVELSGAQGLVWAHDSLYVMSHAPPQPGLHRLTDEDGDGQLDTDELLKAIAGRGEHGPHALAVSPDGQSLFVAAGNMTNLPDHFSGSRLPTNWSEDHLLPRRWDPRGHAAGRLAPGGWICEIDPGGKNWEVYSIGYRNEYDIAFNADGELFTYDADMEWDLGMPWYRPTRLLHATSGSEFGWRSGTGKWPTYYEDSLPPTLEIGPGSPTGVVFGYQAAFPAKYQKALYLLDWTFGTIYAVHLTPEGSSYSAEKEEFITGLPLPVTDAVVGQDGALYFTVGGRGTESALYRVTYSGNESVAPVEYKNEAGEELRALRHQLEATHGSQNGDLDLIFANLGHEDRFIRYAARIALESQPVIQWRERALSELSPRTTINAIIALARQGKSADASAAIETLNRIEVEDFDEQQQLAILRAYSLIFIRLGEPSEKLRQEILTKLDPLYPASTDSNTNAELAKLLVYLRSPSVIEKTLGLMDELGPDPIPDWADLARRSARYGGTVERMLKKMPTSRAVLAAFTLRNVKEGWTLEQRRRYFKFFLKAAKRSGGASYSQYLTNIRDDALATCSEAEKVALDPITSQSLTARPFVSTPPQGPGRQWTKSGAIEVLSQGLTDRSKKAGRNLFHAVSCAKCHRLNGEGGAIGPDLSTVGRKYSYADFAEAVLEPSKVISDQYQSHDVWTVDGRGLTGRVVTIGDEIHVYTEDVNKPPQVIKREDVEEMTVSKVSQMPSNLVDSLNAEELKDLAAYVMSLNTDE; encoded by the coding sequence GTGAACAGTAAAAACTTCGAACACTTCCCTCGTGTTCTAGCGATTCTTCTTGCCTGCCTAGCATCTTCTTCACAAGCCGATCCGCCACGCCAACTTTTCAACGGCCGTGACCTGTCAGGTTGGTCCGGCGACCCGAAAATCTGGTCAGTCGTCGACGGAAAGATCGTTGGCTCAAGCGTTGGGAATGAGATCAAGCAGAACACCTTTCTCATTTGGGAAGGTGGTGAGGTCGAGGACTTTCGATTGACCTTCAAGGCCCGCGTTGAAGGGAACAACAACTCGGGGGTTCAGTACCGTAGCGAAGTGGTCAATCCAAAGTCGTGGAGGGTCATTGGCTATCAAATCGACATGCACCCAAAGCCCGAATACATGGGAATGCTTTATAGCGAAGGGACCGGTCGTGGCATCATGGTGCAACGTGGTCAACGGGTTGTCGCCGACGAGCAGACAGGCAAGACGAGAGTCTTGGCCAAGGGACCGAAGGCAAAGCCGGTCGACATCTCTCAATGGCACGAGTACCAAGTCATCGCCGAGGGCGACCGGCTGATTCACAAGCTTGATGGCAAGGTTACCGTTGACATTACGGATAGCTATAAGAAGCGGCGCGAGCGTGGCGTCATCGCCCTGCAGGTTCACCGGGGGCCACCGATGACAGCCTACTTCAAAGACATCCGTTTGGAGACTTACAAACGACCCAAGAAAAAAAAACCTCTCGGGCGAGCTGCTCAGGAAGGGTCGAACAATTCAGCCGAAATCAACTCCAAGTCCGACTTCCTGGTCGAGAGAATCTTTGACGTCCCCAAGTCGATGGGCTCTTGGATCTCTCTCACGCGAGGACCGGATGGCGAACTATTTACCTCGGATCAAGGGGACAAGGGGATCTTCAAGATCACCCCCGGCAGAGTTGGCTCTGACGAACTGCCAAAAGTTGAGAAGTTACCCGTTGAACTAAGCGGAGCACAAGGTTTGGTCTGGGCTCATGATTCCCTTTATGTGATGTCGCATGCTCCGCCCCAACCCGGGTTGCATCGCTTGACTGATGAGGATGGGGATGGGCAGCTCGACACGGATGAGTTGCTCAAAGCGATTGCCGGCAGAGGGGAACATGGACCGCACGCGTTGGCCGTTTCTCCCGATGGGCAGTCGCTCTTCGTCGCGGCCGGTAACATGACGAATTTGCCCGACCATTTTTCCGGCAGTCGACTGCCAACCAATTGGTCAGAAGATCACCTGCTCCCACGCCGCTGGGATCCGCGCGGCCATGCCGCCGGAAGATTGGCTCCGGGAGGCTGGATCTGCGAAATCGATCCCGGTGGGAAGAACTGGGAAGTCTACAGTATTGGGTACCGTAACGAGTACGACATAGCTTTCAACGCCGATGGCGAGCTGTTCACGTACGATGCGGACATGGAATGGGATCTCGGCATGCCGTGGTACCGACCAACACGACTGCTGCACGCAACCAGCGGCAGCGAATTTGGTTGGCGATCAGGAACGGGCAAGTGGCCGACCTACTACGAGGACTCGCTACCGCCAACCTTGGAGATCGGTCCCGGATCGCCCACTGGGGTTGTGTTCGGCTACCAGGCCGCGTTCCCCGCCAAGTACCAGAAGGCTCTCTATCTGCTCGATTGGACTTTCGGAACCATTTACGCGGTCCATCTCACGCCCGAAGGTTCTTCCTATTCGGCCGAGAAAGAGGAGTTCATCACGGGGTTGCCTTTGCCGGTGACCGATGCGGTCGTCGGTCAGGACGGCGCACTCTACTTTACTGTTGGTGGTCGAGGGACCGAGTCTGCGCTGTATCGCGTCACGTATTCGGGTAATGAGTCCGTTGCTCCCGTCGAGTACAAGAATGAGGCTGGTGAGGAACTTCGTGCCCTGCGGCATCAGCTTGAGGCGACACACGGTTCTCAGAACGGCGATCTCGATCTCATCTTCGCGAATCTCGGTCACGAGGATCGTTTCATTCGCTATGCGGCACGTATTGCCCTGGAGTCGCAGCCTGTCATTCAATGGCGCGAGCGAGCGCTGTCCGAACTCTCTCCGCGAACCACGATCAACGCGATCATTGCACTCGCCCGACAAGGGAAATCGGCAGATGCATCGGCTGCAATCGAAACGCTCAACCGAATCGAAGTCGAAGACTTCGATGAACAGCAGCAGCTCGCGATATTGCGAGCCTATTCGCTGATCTTTATTCGTTTGGGTGAACCAAGTGAGAAGCTGCGGCAAGAAATCCTGACGAAGTTGGACCCACTCTATCCGGCTTCAACCGACAGCAATACGAACGCCGAGCTAGCTAAATTGTTGGTCTATCTCCGCTCGCCATCGGTTATCGAGAAGACTTTGGGCCTGATGGATGAACTCGGACCGGATCCGATTCCCGACTGGGCTGATCTCGCTCGCCGAAGCGCTCGTTATGGAGGGACGGTCGAAAGGATGCTCAAGAAAATGCCCACAAGTCGAGCCGTTCTGGCTGCCTTCACGCTAAGGAACGTGAAAGAAGGCTGGACGCTCGAGCAACGGCGACGGTACTTCAAGTTCTTTCTCAAGGCGGCGAAGCGTTCTGGCGGGGCAAGCTACTCTCAGTATCTCACCAACATCAGAGACGACGCATTAGCCACCTGCTCGGAAGCGGAAAAAGTTGCACTTGATCCAATCACCAGCCAATCACTCACCGCGAGGCCTTTCGTTTCAACTCCTCCGCAGGGACCCGGTCGACAGTGGACGAAATCAGGAGCCATCGAGGTTCTCTCCCAAGGTCTCACTGATCGCAGCAAGAAGGCCGGCCGGAATTTGTTTCATGCAGTTTCATGTGCCAAGTGCCATCGCCTCAACGGCGAGGGAGGCGCGATCGGCCCAGACCTTTCCACGGTCGGTCGCAAATACTCCTACGCCGACTTCGCTGAAGCGGTGCTGGAACCGAGTAAGGTGATTTCCGACCAGTATCAGTCCCACGACGTTTGGACCGTTGATGGTCGAGGACTCACTGGTCGCGTCGTCACAATCGGAGACGAAATTCACGTCTACACCGAGGACGTCAACAAGCCACCTCAAGTGATTAAGCGTGAGGATGTCGAAGAGATGACCGTCTCAAAAGTCTCTCAAATGCCTAGCAACTTAGTTGACAGTCTGAACGCGGAAGAGCTCAAGGATCTGGCCGCCTACGTGATGTCGCTAAATACAGACGAATAA
- a CDS encoding carboxypeptidase-like regulatory domain-containing protein encodes MLRQNIFLLLFILAGLSSSGCNEHPELVPVSGTVTIDGKPVPIGQVKISTPGHRAAVGSIDKNGKFALTSYKLNDGAPIGTHRVTVTAVEQLTETSNRWHAPIEYANQVATDLEVTIDGPTDSLNIELTWEGSDHDGPYIDRF; translated from the coding sequence ATGTTGCGACAAAACATTTTCCTGCTTCTTTTCATTCTGGCAGGCCTCTCCAGTTCGGGATGCAATGAGCATCCGGAACTGGTGCCCGTCTCTGGTACCGTGACGATTGATGGCAAGCCAGTCCCGATCGGACAGGTGAAGATCTCTACCCCGGGGCACCGTGCGGCAGTTGGTAGCATCGATAAGAATGGCAAGTTTGCCCTGACTAGCTATAAGCTCAACGACGGCGCGCCGATCGGGACTCATCGCGTCACCGTTACCGCAGTGGAGCAGTTGACCGAGACGTCCAATCGTTGGCACGCTCCAATTGAGTATGCCAATCAAGTGGCAACTGACTTAGAGGTCACCATCGATGGTCCGACAGACAGCTTGAATATCGAGCTGACTTGGGAAGGCAGCGACCATGATGGTCCCTATATCGACCGATTCTAG
- a CDS encoding PEP-CTERM sorting domain-containing protein, whose translation MKTLKAVACILVSLAACSAQAATSFTDGFDDMGNPAPTLNHPLVIGDFDDGTTQGWTGVRMPAIESVGGVLTNINTAGLGSDGNGDSWVWLNTGSNPLYTVGELPGQYDIVQFDIRLDTLPPQPADSRIRGRHFLQGDAFGGGNLTHGVTYAPSSSYPTDNNWRTYTIVRDFNDAAWEGVINRVRIDMVDGVPNAEPAPVLGAKFSIDNVILGRTTTTEAFPAISPVQPNIVKNGDLSDTSNVSLTGTNQGAFNINGGNGNFGPFRGNTGDVDHWTPYNNNPNMIVEAVNGPDGTGLNLLHTSNGNQGSFYLDTHYSVSAEQFSLNSAGGYQNGLIQTNVLNGVTIDPSANYELSFDLNFNDTRPANPSSDFTVALTVGTNSTDPNSAVTGSLFDDNLGNITAGDRQTLTISGADLLAAQGSGEVNLIVQTQANTSIVNFPGTPVPNNHVDSAVFTQVQVDNFSLIKEFVQVTGDVNKDGVVTQADVNLATDYLNGNGGETAAKRQNDLANAPSAPFASDILASLNLADFDLTGNDFFDQADVDAIAALVTTVAGDFDGDGDFDGADFLGLQQSDASQIPDWEASYGTSSAVASNAAVPEPSSLILVGFAIAAASMGGRRRS comes from the coding sequence ATGAAGACTCTGAAAGCTGTTGCTTGTATCCTTGTGTCGTTAGCTGCTTGCTCAGCTCAAGCAGCCACATCCTTTACGGATGGATTCGACGACATGGGCAATCCGGCCCCAACACTCAATCATCCGTTGGTGATCGGCGACTTTGATGACGGCACCACTCAAGGTTGGACGGGCGTTCGCATGCCCGCCATTGAGTCTGTTGGTGGCGTCTTAACGAACATCAATACTGCTGGTCTGGGTAGTGATGGCAACGGCGACTCTTGGGTCTGGCTGAACACAGGTTCGAATCCCCTGTATACCGTGGGAGAACTTCCAGGGCAGTACGACATTGTCCAGTTTGACATTCGGCTTGATACACTTCCACCACAGCCCGCCGACTCTCGCATTCGAGGTCGACACTTCTTGCAAGGCGATGCCTTCGGTGGTGGCAACCTCACGCATGGAGTAACCTACGCTCCTAGTTCGTCCTATCCCACTGACAACAACTGGCGCACTTACACGATCGTTCGTGACTTTAACGATGCGGCATGGGAGGGTGTGATCAATCGCGTTCGCATCGATATGGTAGACGGGGTGCCAAACGCCGAGCCAGCACCTGTCCTGGGGGCAAAGTTCTCGATCGACAATGTGATCTTGGGCCGCACGACCACAACCGAGGCATTTCCCGCGATCTCCCCCGTCCAACCAAACATCGTCAAGAACGGCGATCTTTCTGACACCAGTAATGTATCACTGACTGGTACTAACCAGGGGGCGTTTAACATCAATGGCGGTAATGGCAATTTCGGCCCCTTCCGTGGCAACACGGGAGACGTCGATCATTGGACTCCCTACAACAATAATCCAAACATGATTGTCGAGGCTGTGAATGGCCCAGACGGAACGGGATTGAACTTGCTGCATACAAGCAACGGCAATCAAGGGTCATTCTATCTCGACACACATTACAGCGTTTCCGCCGAACAGTTTTCGTTAAACTCCGCTGGCGGCTATCAGAACGGCCTTATTCAAACGAATGTTCTCAACGGTGTCACTATTGACCCCTCCGCGAACTATGAGCTTTCGTTCGATCTAAACTTTAACGATACAAGACCTGCGAATCCAAGTTCTGACTTTACCGTTGCGTTGACCGTGGGGACGAATTCCACGGATCCAAACTCAGCTGTGACCGGTTCTCTGTTCGACGATAATTTGGGGAATATCACCGCTGGTGATCGTCAGACTTTGACCATCAGCGGAGCCGACCTGCTTGCCGCTCAGGGTAGTGGCGAAGTAAATCTAATTGTTCAGACGCAGGCCAATACCTCGATTGTGAATTTCCCAGGGACCCCCGTCCCCAACAATCATGTGGATTCGGCAGTGTTCACGCAGGTGCAAGTTGACAACTTCTCGCTGATTAAGGAATTCGTTCAGGTTACTGGCGACGTCAACAAAGATGGTGTCGTGACACAAGCTGACGTCAACCTTGCGACGGACTATCTGAACGGCAACGGTGGCGAAACTGCAGCGAAACGACAGAATGATCTTGCTAACGCTCCTTCGGCGCCATTCGCGTCAGATATTCTCGCGTCCTTAAACTTGGCAGACTTTGATCTGACAGGTAACGACTTCTTCGACCAAGCCGACGTGGATGCGATTGCCGCACTGGTGACAACGGTCGCCGGCGATTTTGATGGCGATGGTGACTTTGACGGTGCCGACTTCCTCGGATTGCAGCAGTCAGACGCGTCACAGATCCCCGACTGGGAGGCCAGTTATGGTACGTCATCGGCTGTAGCTTCAAATGCTGCAGTACCTGAGCCTAGCTCGCTGATCTTGGTTGGCTTTGCAATTGCTGCGGCTTCGATGGGAGGTCGCCGGCGTAGCTAG